Below is a genomic region from Eremothecium sinecaudum strain ATCC 58844 chromosome V, complete sequence.
taGACAGAATCTTCAAGCCATGTTTCCTAACATTGATCCAGGCGTAATCCAAGATGTTTGCATAGCTAGTAAGTATCGTATCGGCGTCTGCGTCGATTCGTTGCTCTCGTTAATGGACTAAGCCATTGTATTTGTCATTTTATTTGTCATTGTACTGCCAGGCTGTCCTTAGATTTCTTTTTTTCAACATAAGGAGATGCTTTCATATATAAAATACACCACATAACTAAGTACCAAAAAGTCATTTCAATTGGAATAGTAGTGAGGTTGTATTACTTATGAGGATTCTTAATCTTGCTTTGATTGCCTTCTCTATTCCGTTTGGGTTAGGGTTAGCTGATAATGATACAATTAATGAAGTTACGAATGATACGGTTCATAATGAGGTAAACTTCTGTAAAATGGATAAGGGCCAGATGATTGGTTCTACCTGTGATCTAACTTTCCATAACATCAATGACATAAATGCCCAAATAAGGGATGATTTGAAGAAACTTGTACATACAGATTTCTTCAGGTACTTTAAATTGGACTTATACACCCATTGTCCATTCTGGGACAATAATAATGGATTCTGTATGAATAGGGCATGTGCAGTTGATATTGTTGAAGATTGGAGCAGCCTTCCTGAGATGTGGCAGCCAGATGCCCTTGGAGGTTTAGAAGGGGAGCAGGTGCAGCCAAAGATGGAGGAAGATGAGAGTTGTGCCTTTTTGAATTCCTTATGTGGTGACAAAAATCCAAAGGAGCCAATTGATATAGAATATTGTGATGTCAAGGATTACGCCAAGGAAGGTTCCGTTCTTGTTGATCTTACTGCCAACCCAGAGAGGTTTACTGGATATGGTGGTGAGCAGTCGGCGCAGATATGGTCTGCAATCTATAAGGAAAACTGCTTTACGCTTGGTGAAAGGGGGTTGTGTTTAGCTAAGGATGTATTTTATCGGTTAATTTCGGGTTTACATGCGTCCATTGCTACTCACTTGTCTAATGATTTCCTCAACACTACTACTGGAGAATGGGGTCCAAACTTGGATCTTTTCATGGACAGGGTGGGTAACTTCCCAGAGCGTGTCGCTAACATCTATTTTAACTTTGCAGTTGTCGCAAAGGCCTTGTGGAAAATTAGTCCTTACTTGCATGAAGTATCAATTTGTACTTCTTACAACGAAGATGTTAGATCACGTATTGACAACGTTGTCTCCAAACTTGATAGCAGTATTTTTAATGAAGACTTATTGTTCCAAGATGATATAAGTTCCGTGATGAAGCACGATTTTAGAACACGTTTTAAAAACGTCACCAGGATTATGGACTGTGTGCACTGTGACAGATGCAGAATGTGGGGTAAAGTACAGACTACGG
It encodes:
- the ERO1 gene encoding ER oxidoreductin (Syntenic homolog of Ashbya gossypii ADL348W; Syntenic homolog of Saccharomyces cerevisiae YML130C (ERO1)), with amino-acid sequence MRILNLALIAFSIPFGLGLADNDTINEVTNDTVHNEVNFCKMDKGQMIGSTCDLTFHNINDINAQIRDDLKKLVHTDFFRYFKLDLYTHCPFWDNNNGFCMNRACAVDIVEDWSSLPEMWQPDALGGLEGEQVQPKMEEDESCAFLNSLCGDKNPKEPIDIEYCDVKDYAKEGSVLVDLTANPERFTGYGGEQSAQIWSAIYKENCFTLGERGLCLAKDVFYRLISGLHASIATHLSNDFLNTTTGEWGPNLDLFMDRVGNFPERVANIYFNFAVVAKALWKISPYLHEVSICTSYNEDVRSRIDNVVSKLDSSIFNEDLLFQDDISSVMKHDFRTRFKNVTRIMDCVHCDRCRMWGKVQTTGYATGLKILFELDNEDEESRKHILDKITKYELIALLNTFDRVSKSVESIANFERMYNERARASSGKLASFFQLNNFFKILSKARKDINDTFASAEESEEDIETVTSTVTKFDDLIMPEKKQKSPSNKPEGRWESAWNTEIDNVKQALNFIWRSYVGLPGNSMRLLIGYFGKWFNRFIGVNDYVKGTDDPADYAVSI